One part of the Tolypothrix sp. NIES-4075 genome encodes these proteins:
- a CDS encoding glycosyltransferase family 2 protein — protein sequence MSAFGIFKSAINQWVLEKLRLIYYKLLQINIYIQEYYIRPIILRNSIKHIYGLTKINYANDELIVLCVVRNGELYIKSFIEHYFGLGVKHIVFLFNDSTDNSIDIASQYENITILETKCPYKKYETVMKRYLVYRFSKNKWNLFSDIDELFDYPFSDLINLSALLNYLNKNKYTAVVLQMLDLFSDISLANLTSGINDSLKERYIYYDISNIQKETYPFGELLTKNINLHWGGIRKTLFGTNNGLTKAALVFVDSKIHTFVYFHHVKNARIADFTGVLLHYPFTNVFYQKVKEAVETKRYLQSADHEYKMYLEKLQSDPDINIKQDTACKFEDVNYLLETNFLVVSDEYIQWVKDRSNNNSSEKKIKDI from the coding sequence ATGTCAGCTTTTGGTATTTTCAAATCTGCTATAAATCAATGGGTTTTGGAAAAGCTACGTTTAATTTATTATAAACTTCTACAAATCAATATATACATTCAGGAATATTATATTCGCCCGATAATTTTACGAAACAGTATCAAACACATTTATGGTTTGACAAAAATAAATTATGCAAATGATGAATTGATAGTGCTTTGTGTTGTTAGAAATGGAGAGTTGTATATAAAATCATTCATTGAACATTACTTCGGATTGGGAGTTAAGCATATAGTTTTTCTGTTTAATGATTCAACTGACAACAGTATTGATATTGCCTCTCAATATGAAAATATCACCATTCTTGAAACAAAATGTCCTTATAAAAAATATGAAACTGTAATGAAGAGGTATTTAGTATATCGTTTTTCTAAAAATAAATGGAATCTTTTTTCAGATATTGACGAACTTTTTGACTATCCTTTTTCTGACTTGATTAACTTAAGCGCTCTCTTAAATTATCTTAATAAGAATAAATATACTGCTGTTGTTTTACAAATGTTGGATTTATTCTCAGATATTAGTTTAGCTAATTTGACAAGCGGAATAAATGATTCTCTTAAAGAGAGATATATATATTACGACATTTCTAATATTCAAAAAGAAACATATCCTTTTGGTGAATTGTTAACTAAAAATATTAATTTACATTGGGGTGGTATTCGTAAAACATTGTTTGGCACTAACAATGGCTTAACAAAAGCAGCCTTAGTTTTTGTTGACAGTAAAATTCATACTTTTGTATACTTTCATCATGTGAAAAATGCGCGAATAGCTGATTTTACAGGTGTTCTTCTACATTATCCATTTACAAATGTTTTTTATCAAAAGGTTAAGGAAGCCGTAGAAACAAAAAGATACCTACAATCAGCGGATCATGAATATAAAATGTATTTGGAAAAATTGCAAAGCGATCCGGATATTAATATAAAACAAGACACTGCTTGTAAATTTGAAGATGTGAACTATTTACTAGAAACTAATTTTTTAGTAGTATCTGATGAATATATTCAATGGGTTAAAGATCGTAGTAATAACAATTCCAGCGAGAAAAAAATAAAAGATATCTAA
- a CDS encoding glycosyltransferase family 2 protein: protein MSEQHPYRATIPPVPEGTPSPLWSVMIPTYNCAKYLRETLKSVLAQDPGAEVMQIEVIDDCSTKDDPQAVVEELGQGRVGFYRQPYNVGHTKNFETCLKRSRGKLIHQLHGDDYVLDGFYRKMQRAFEDNPDIGAAFCRHIFMDEHGNSQTISELEQPESGVLSNFLERIASFQQIQTPSIVVRRKVYELLGGFDSRLSWTEDWEMWVRIAARFPIWYEIEPLAVYRKHSGSNTGRYMCTAENLRDSRRAINIFQSYLPPSKANQIANKARENWALYTLYFVVPQYLTEGNTSAATAQIREALKCNHSFKVIMSLFNVLKSTAKRWFLKKIRLTM from the coding sequence ATGAGCGAACAACATCCTTATCGGGCTACGATTCCACCAGTTCCAGAAGGAACACCAAGTCCTCTTTGGTCTGTAATGATTCCTACCTATAATTGTGCAAAGTATTTGCGCGAAACCTTGAAGAGTGTGTTAGCTCAAGATCCTGGTGCTGAAGTCATGCAGATTGAGGTGATTGACGATTGTTCCACCAAAGACGATCCCCAAGCAGTTGTTGAAGAACTCGGTCAGGGACGTGTTGGATTTTATCGGCAACCATATAATGTAGGTCATACGAAAAATTTTGAAACTTGCTTAAAGCGATCGCGCGGAAAATTAATTCATCAGTTGCATGGTGACGATTATGTGCTAGATGGCTTTTATCGCAAAATGCAACGAGCTTTTGAAGATAACCCCGATATTGGTGCTGCTTTCTGCCGCCACATTTTCATGGATGAGCATGGCAATTCGCAAACTATCTCCGAATTAGAACAGCCTGAAAGTGGAGTTCTAAGTAATTTTTTGGAGCGCATTGCCAGCTTTCAACAGATTCAAACGCCATCAATTGTAGTGCGACGAAAAGTATATGAACTACTTGGAGGGTTTGACAGTCGATTATCTTGGACTGAGGATTGGGAAATGTGGGTAAGAATCGCTGCCCGCTTTCCAATTTGGTATGAGATTGAGCCATTAGCAGTTTATCGAAAACATTCAGGATCTAACACTGGACGTTATATGTGTACTGCTGAGAATCTGAGAGATTCACGTAGAGCTATAAATATTTTTCAATCATACCTTCCCCCCTCAAAAGCTAACCAAATAGCCAACAAAGCTAGAGAAAATTGGGCGCTTTACACTCTCTACTTTGTCGTTCCCCAGTACTTAACTGAAGGCAACACATCAGCTGCAACTGCTCAAATTCGAGAAGCACTTAAGTGCAATCATTCATTCAAAGTAATCATGTCACTCTTTAACGTGCTTAAATCTACTGCAAAGCGATGGTTTTTGAAAAAGATACGCCTAACCATGTAG